Sequence from the Penicillium oxalicum strain HP7-1 chromosome IV, whole genome shotgun sequence genome:
TTCTGCTCGTCCGAGACCAAGACATTCGATGCACTACTTTTTGTTACGATGTTCTTTGTTCTCATGGTTAGATTTTCTTGGATACCAAAAAATGGGCGTTATATCTGGATGAATCAAATTTGCATATTTTTCTACTTTGAAAGCCTTGTATCCAACTCTCTTGCACTCATGATGCCTCTTTGACGCTATTAGAATCTTCCATTGGCTGGGCGCGTCCCTGTTGTTGACAAAAACATGGGTAAACTTTCAAGTCGCATGCATCCCATGTAAATCTCAGGGACAGAAATGGGAGGAAATCCAATCCTCAAATCGTAACGTCCTTTGGCTCtactttgattttttctatgagggaccccccccccttaaaAAACCCTCCGTGCTTGCTAGTATCATTATTGATTCGACACACCTTTTGCCATGTACACTATTTTCAAAACATAAAACAAATGAGTCCTGTACGATCTACTATGTCGCAGTGCAAGTGTACAGTACATCTTTCCCAAAGGCATATGATGTACCCGTCTCCACACCGCGCTTCGCCGAGCCACAAGCTCGCGTCGCGGATTTCGCGCTTTCCACGACCCGCCACTCCTGCAAAGTCTCGCCGTTCAGCAACTGCAGAAGCTTACATTCAGATCCAAGTCGGCAATTGCCCACAAGTATCTTGTGCCGGTCGCGAAACCTTACTCACCGTCCATCGTGGTACCGAATACCTTTCAAAGTCCGAGTCTGACGAGTACATTCACACAAAGGGGACGGACAGATCGTCCAGCTTACTCTTTACGAGACTTTGAGGGTCCAGGTTCCAGGATCGAGggttgttttttctttttacagATCAACGTCATGCCACCGCGCAAATCAACCTCCTCTGTGACGCCTGCCGGGACGGACGAGGTATCGCAATTATCTCCGTCAGTCCAAGGGACCGCCGACAAGCCCATCACTGCGACGGAGCAACAGATCAAGGCACGAGCAGAACAAGGTGTCAGCGTCGAAGTAAGTACAGCATGTTTGCAACAGGATATGATTTATCAGGACATGGTGGCGGGGGTTAGAAACATATGAAGACAGACAGTTGTTTTGTCAACACCTTGCATCCTGTGACTCTTTCCACTCTTTCGCTTCTCTAACTTCAGTAATAGGATTATCTCCTCCCACGCTCGCTGACCATTCGACTTGCCAAATCAGTCTTGCCACCCAATACGACAATCCAGAAGGATGCAGTCCTGGCAATTCAAAAGGCCGCCACTGTCTTCATCTCCTACCTCGCGTCGCAGTACGTATTTCGtccattcccccccccctccctccacccgTGATCAACCACTGCCAGAGAGAAATCAAAGCAGCATAAGGGGGCTGCAATATTCGCACCGCGCTCGTCTGCCAGCCCTCGCTGGCCGATTAGCCATGGAAAATCTTGGTTCATCACATACTCACGCCGGTGTTTTATACTTCTAGTGCCAACGACGCAACTCTCAAGCGCACCGTCGCCCCGGCAGACGTCTTCAATGCCCTATCCGAACTAGAACTCGACGCGTTCCGTCCCCGTCTGGAGAAGGAGCTAGAAGCCTTTACCGAAATCAAAGCGGGCAAgcgcaaggtcaagaagaccgATGTCAATGGCAACACCACTGCTGCGGAGAAATCAACGGGGGCTGGTGAGGACGACGATGTTGAAATGCTGGATAAACCCGCGAAGCGCGTAAAGCGAGACAAACAACAGAGCCGGTCAGCGGCAAAGCTTGAGACCGAGGCCGGCGGCGAAGAAACgcaaggggaagaggaggaggcggaggaggacgaggagaacaacgaggaagaggccgatgaagaagatggcgaggacgagcaggatgaggaagaagaagaggaggaggatgaagatgaggaggaggatgacgacgatgcaCGGAGGGCAGACGACGATCTTGATCGAGTGGAGGATTTGGATGGGTCAAGCAGACACATGGACCCCGACGCTGACGAGACGGATGATGAAGGGCCTGCGAGTCAATTGCGAGATGGTCTGGAACTCGGCTAAGGAGCATTGACATTTGCTCTGAAGCGAAACAATTTAGTTTGCGGCGTGTCCCCTTTGGGCAActctgtttcttttcttccagggCGCCTCCATGTGCTTATTCTTGGTTATTCTTGTAATGGGGTGCGCAATATACAAATCTCCTGGGAAACGGCCATCGTGAGGGCTCACCAGTTGTGAAAGTTGAAACATACGACCATATCCATGCCTGGATTCAAGTATATTTGGAAGAACTTAAGGTTGACGGGCAACATCAGCTACCGACTATCAATCATCCTCCCAGTTCTCCGTGTACCATCTCCAATGGATGATCGTCGATGTGGGTGCTGACAGTAGCAACCTTAACTTTTCAAAAGGCTCAAGGCTACTCCCAGCTCCCGTCACATACCTAATATATACGTATAGAGGTGGTTGGATGGCTGGACTATACCCAGGAGCTTCCCGTCGGCTGGCTACATATTCTATCTAGGCACTTATTAGAACTCGGAAGCCGAGCACGTCTCACACAACATCCTGACTAGATATATACATGTACATTGATATGGTGTCAGATCCATACGGCGGGTATCATCACACTCTTATATGCACACTTTTCCCCCCGTGTTGAAGCAGCTCCATAGGTTTGAAATATCTCTGCTTCATCAAGGTTGTCTGAAGCCCACGCACAGTTCAAGCGACCATTTCATCTATGCCGAGCACGGTCTTTCATCGCTTTCCATTCGATCCGGTCTCGATCAAACGAGTCAAAGGTTCCAGACGGGATCTACGCATTTCTCATGGTTTCCGATCTACAAGATAAACGCTCCTCTCATGCGCACACCTCAAAAGCCTAGTTGAAAATTCAATGTCGAATATTGTTTCCATTCAAGAGCATCCGGGCTTGCTCAAATGCCAACAGTCTTAAACCCCACATACCCTCCCTAGTTTTTATATTCGCATAGAACCGCAATGCAATAGTCAATTCCATCCGTAGGACTTGACCCGCGGCCACCTAACCCCGAGCGCTGAAATCAATGTAGACGTGATCACCCAGTAATATGACCAATTTGACAGCAATTGAGGgtaaaccaaaaaaaaagtacaaaGGGGCATTTCTCCCCGTTCAAAAAACACCCCCCCACCCAAAAACAAAGAGATTACCACTCCGGACAGAAAACGCCAACGCCACATCATGCACCTAATCCGTAATCTATCGTTGGTATCTTCGCGAGCGTGGTTGAAATGAGAGCAAAGTAAACAAAATGGAACACGAGCCACTCTCGCTTTCGAGTGACAGGGCCCAAAGAATTGAGATGGGTGTAAGCACCAAACCGGAGGTTGCTTTTGAGGAGCCCACGTCACCGAGCGCCGATCACCATGCgttcgatgatgatggaagagacgCGTCGACAGCGAGTGATGAGTCCACGCATCGAGACTCGCGCGGGCATCCACCGTCACGAGCTGTGACTGGTCACTTCCTCCACCGCATGGGCCTCAATGCCCGCCTTGAGGTCTTCCGAGATCAACCCGGGCTTGACTGAACTGTTAGCTCGAGCTGCACCGGGTTTCAATGAAGCCATAGGCTTGGCGGAGCCAggcttcttctcggcggcgACGGAGGTCTTATTCGCCTTGCTGACGGTGGCGAACGAGGAGATGGGTTTTGTCGCCGCGGTGGCCCCCTTGGGCTTGCTGACACGCTTCTTGGGAGCCACCGTCTTCGCGGCCGGCTTTTTGGCGGCCTTGACCGGAGCCCGCGGCTTGGTGGCCTCGCGCTGGAGCAGCTCCGTCAGACTCTTTCCATTGCTGGCGGGATTGGCAATGGAGCGCTTGGCGGGCTTCTTCGCCGGAGGCTGCTCATCATGAGACGAAGAAGGTGTCATGAGGCCGGTGTCGCTGCGTGGTCGCTTCTTCGGGGTCGAGGTGATCACCACCGAGACCTGTTCATCCTCCGTCGTGGGAGGTGGGACACCAAAGACCGGCTCCGGGAGAGGGGAAGTGTAGGGTGCCGGGTCCTTCCAGTTCTTGAGCTGGACCAGATCCGCAACCTCGTCGGTCGATCCTTGAACAATGAGATCGAAACAATCCTCAAATTCCTTGCCGACCAGCGGCTCCTTGCCAATGTACATGGTCACACCATCCTTGCGACCCCGAATGACCTTGCACAAACTCTTCACGAGACGGCGGACACCGGGAATTTTGAGACTGGTGCCGGCGACGACCAGGGCGCGAGGTCGAGACTTGATGTCGGCATTCATGACGGACGTGATGGCCTCCTCATCGGGGTTGTGCTCGTTGTACAACACGACTCGCGGTCGCATGCGGCCCACGCCGTGACTTCGTTGACCCGCGCCAACCCGCGCGCGATCGTTCCCGGCGCATTCGTCGCAGTCGGGGGCCTCGGATTCACAGAATTTCTCGGGGTCCAGGTTGGACAGGTGGCGACATTTCTGGCAGACCATCTTGGTGATGCTGCCGTGGAGCTGAATTGTGATGGGCCAGCGCCCCTTGACACCCAGGGGGATCTCGGTTTCCAGGGGCTTCATCGATGTTTCAAGCCCGTCGATGTTCTGAGTGTACAGGCGCTTCAGCCGATTCTCCTTGCCGAGACTGGCGAGCATTTCGTGGAACTTGGTGGGTTGACAATTGGCGGCCTCTTCCCACAAGGATCGCACTAATTCGTGGAAGGGTCCCGTTAAGGTCTCGTCCTGATAGACGGCGGCATCAAACAGAAGCTTGCCGGAAGCCTTGAGATTGTACTTCTTCTGCAAAGACTTGAACAATCCATCGGGAGAGCGGAAATCGGGGACTATTCCCGGTGATTAGCGAAACATAGTCGTTTGATGTTGGGATGCAATGACGTGTGGGGCAGGTTGAAAGAGACGGTCGGGTGCGAGACCCCAGCCCAAGCGGCAAAAAGACAACCAACGAAAacagagagggaaagggacacgcagagaggaaaagagagagcggGGGGAGGCACAAGGAGCATCGAGGGGGTTACTTACTACCTGCTGCTGTAGAGATACCGGCACCGGCGATGGCAATAATGTCCTTTTGATG
This genomic interval carries:
- a CDS encoding NAD-dependent protein deacetylase hst4; protein product: MERTVYELSDDSSGLSSVPSSARSSPEPAARYLTPSSQEGEDSMRQDCPPPAKKRKRNPLPKERTTQYLDLSRSSYEQPDQVKLLVDTLRHQKDIIAIAGAGISTAAGIPDFRSPDGLFKSLQKKYNLKASGKLLFDAAVYQDETLTGPFHELVRSLWEEAANCQPTKFHEMLASLGKENRLKRLYTQNIDGLETSMKPLETEIPLGVKGRWPITIQLHGSITKMVCQKCRHLSNLDPEKFCESEAPDCDECAGNDRARVGAGQRSHGVGRMRPRVVLYNEHNPDEEAITSVMNADIKSRPRALVVAGTSLKIPGVRRLVKSLCKVIRGRKDGVTMYIGKEPLVGKEFEDCFDLIVQGSTDEVADLVQLKNWKDPAPYTSPLPEPVFGVPPPTTEDEQVSVVITSTPKKRPRSDTGLMTPSSSHDEQPPAKKPAKRSIANPASNGKSLTELLQREATKPRAPVKAAKKPAAKTVAPKKRVSKPKGATAATKPISSFATVSKANKTSVAAEKKPGSAKPMASLKPGAARANSSVKPGLISEDLKAGIEAHAVEEVTSHSS